From the Motacilla alba alba isolate MOTALB_02 chromosome Z, Motacilla_alba_V1.0_pri, whole genome shotgun sequence genome, one window contains:
- the LOC119695393 gene encoding molybdopterin synthase catalytic subunit, which produces MEENEDVPKDFIKLKSEKLSVDEVSELVVSPYCGAVSLFIGTTRNNFEGKKVIHLEYEAYTSMAETEIKKICRDVRQKWPSVKHIAVHHRLGVVPITEASVIIAVSSPHRAESLEAVMYCINTLKASVPIWKKEIYEDEYSWKENKECFWANS; this is translated from the exons ATGGAAGAAAACGAAGATGTGCCAAAAGATTTTATCAAGCTCAAGTCTGAAAAGCTCTCTGTAGATGAAGTGTCAGAACTGGTTGTTTCACCATACTGTGGGGCAGTGTCTCTGTTCATTG GTActacaagaaataattttgaaggaaaaaaagtgattcaCTTAGAATATGAAGCGTATACTTCAATGGCAGagactgaaataaagaaaatctgcaGAGATGTTAGACAGAAATGGCCTTCAGTCAAACATATTGCAGTGCACCATAGACTTGG TGTGGTTCCAATAACTGAAGCAAGTGTAATTATTGCAGTCTCCTctccacacagagcagaatcCCTTGAAGCTGTAATGTACTGCATCAATACCTTAAAAGCTTCTGTCCCAATATGGAAAAAG GAGATTTATGAGGATGAATattcttggaaagaaaacaaagaatgcTTTTGGGCAAATTCATAA
- the LOC119695394 gene encoding molybdopterin synthase sulfur carrier subunit-like, whose translation MRCQVSVLYFARSAELAGLRCETLSVPREITSLQLWEEIVKVHPRLALIRDQVIFAVRQEYVLLGDQLLVLQPGDEVAIIPPISGG comes from the exons ATGCGCTGCCAG GTGTCGGTGCTGTATTTCGCCAGGAGCGCAGAGCTGGCGGGGCTGCGCTGCGAGACCCTCTCGGTGCCGCGGGAGAtcacctctctgcagctctgggaggagaTCGTCAAGGTCCACCCCAG GCTTGCTCTCATCCGGGATCAAGTGATATTTGCCGTTCGGCAGGAGTACGTGCTTCTTGGAGAtcagctcctggtcctgcagccTGGAGACGAGGTTGCCATCATCCCACCAATTAGTGGAGGCTGA